A section of the Lathamus discolor isolate bLatDis1 chromosome 6, bLatDis1.hap1, whole genome shotgun sequence genome encodes:
- the LOC136017062 gene encoding uncharacterized protein LOC136017062 → MEHTWQCSECDGAHTWQCCVCDGAHTWQCSECDGAHTWQCCVCDGAHTWQCSECDGAHTWQCCVCDGAHTWQCSECDGAHTWQCCVCDGAHTWQCCVCDGAHTWQCCVCDGAHTWQCSEWDGAHTWQCCVCDGAHTWQCSECDGAHTWQVSVCDTAHGGLSQRRQYKRYCGRRERRRQPFCPASVSVSRRCGSASASAVRGEEARVRPGGMSWALGRWRARRLRLPGTRTCPARRRGPEGADPEHGAPILFSTSKASPRVWSVSQSMGSDHERPWAKVLPLSLLCTGLLLWCVFREPTEIDERLEAVFSGQMMDSSDAAQGSNAPLQLPKEK, encoded by the exons ATGGAACATACGTGGCAGTGCTCTGAATGTGATGGGGCACATACATGGCAGTGCTGTGTATGTGATGGGGCACATACATGGCAGTGCTCTGAATGTGATGGGGCACATACATGGCAGTGCTGTGTATGTGATGGGGCACATACATGGCAGTGCTCTGAATGTGATGGGGCACATACATGGCAGTGCTGTGTATGTGATGGGGCACATACATGGCAGTGCTCTGAATGTGATGGGGCACATACATGGCAGTGCTGTGTATGTGATGGGGCACATACATGGCAGTGCTGTGTATGTGATGGGGCACATACATGGCAGTGCTGTGTATGTGATGGGGCACATACATGGCAGTGCTCTGAATGGGATGGGGCACATACATGGCAGTGCTGTGTATGTGATGGGGCACATACATGGCAGTGCTCTGAATGTGATGGGGCACATACATGGCAGGTCTCCGTATGTGATACGGCACACGGCGGGCTCTCCCAGCGCCGGCAGTACAAACGTTACTGCGGGCGCCGGGAGCGCCGCCGGCAGCCGTTTTGCCCCGCCTCCGTGAGCGTGTCCCGGCGCTGCGGTTCCGCTTCCGCTTCCGCTGTGCGCGGGGAGGAGGCGCGTGTGCGGCCGGGCGGGATGAGCTGGGCGCTGGGCCGCTGGCG GGCGCGGCGCCTGCGCTTGCCCGGCACCCGGACGTGtccggcgcggcggcggggcccggaGGGCGCGGATCCGGAGCACGGGGCGCCCATCCTCTTTTCCACCAGCAAGGCCAGCCCGCGGGTGTGGAGTGTCAGCCAGTCCATGGGGAGCGACCACGAGAGGCCGTGGGCGAAGGTGCTGCCCCTCAGCCTCCTGTGCACTGGGCTCCTGCTCTGGTGTGTGTTCAGGGAACCAACGGAGATCGATGAGCGACTGGAAGCAGTTTTCTCTGGTCAGATGATGGACTCTTCAGATGCGGCGCAGGGAAGCAACGCTCCCTTGCAACTTCCGAAGGAGAAATGA